The sequence GGGCTCGGCAGGCATGGCATCCGAATCGGTTGTACAGAACTGTAGACAGGCGCTTCTTGACTTTACTACGTCTTTGCCACTGACCAGCACACCAGATAGCAAGGAGCTTACACTATTAGGTTATGCTACTTGCTTAGTGGACTTGCTCAGGAAGGAGCTTGAGAATGACAGGGTGTTAATTCCACTGCTTGAGGTGTGGGCATTCCTCTTCGATATGCATGTCATGCAACGCCTCATCTCCACAGATTTCAAGTGAGTTTCTCCTCGAGGACCCGACTCGCTTCGTGCATACAACTAACAACGCTAGCTTCCGAGCTCTTCTTTCTTACGTTCAAAAAGCTCACTTCAAGTCCACACACATACAAAAGTTGCATCTCGCCCTAGATGTCTATCGGGGGCTCGGAACGATTCCAGCAATCCGCACCTATACTCTTGCGAAAGTGACGAGTATGCTTCTACATCCGTTCCCCAAGGTAAGTCAAGCACTAGTGTCGTATGCATCATGCCCTGACTTTAGTACCAGATCCGCATCACGGCAGCGGAGACTCTATGGATGTTGACTCAAGACGATGGCCTGAAACTACAAGACTGGAGCCTACCTCCGAGTAACCTGAAATCAGCAGTCGACAGCATTAAGAAGCGTCAGATTGTGGCTGCAGAAGCTTGATGTTACTCAAGGGCAGTAAGGTGCTGCAGATAGAACACAAGCTTGATTCGTAGTCTCGATGACATACTTCCAAGCCTTTCTGTCACGTTTCGCGGGCCTGCCGTGTCAGCTTGTACATCGCTTGCGCACCGCACCTGTACTGTCCGCGACTGATGCAGTGACTGCGGGGTCCTCTCAACAACCATTCGCCTGCTAGAACGTCAGTGACAATCCCTACCAGTCACGGCATTAGGCTAAGAATTCAATGTCGGAAGGAGCTGGTTCCTTGAAACTGTGAAGCTGGGAAGAAGACAGTTGCAGCACGTACAGTCCTTACCCCGCAACGACAGTCCTTGTGTGAACCCGCCTCACCCCAAACCCCAAATCAGACGACACTACGTAGACATTTGAGGTATTTCAAGTAAATAACTCATAAGCCTTCGATCCTCGTCACGTTCTGAGTCGGATTTTGAGTGGTGACACTTACAAGATATATATTAAACCACGTACTGTCTTTCACAACCGTCTACAAAATAGAAACAAGCTTTATCTTCTCAGATCCCACATCCCGTCACCAGTTGCCAACATGACAGCCGGACCGCCAAACCCCGGTGATGACGTGCAGCCGCACCCCGAAGACACTGTAGAAACTATTCTCAAGGCTATGGAGAAGAAGTCGGATGACTTCCAAATGGACGGACAAACCCGGCTGAGCGACATAGGGTTCGTTCGAGAGGACTTTGAGAATTTTACCACGTACTGTCAGTGCCCGACCAGGCTGTACTGTCCTAATACCCGCTCCAGTTACTGCAAGAACGCGTTCAACGTCGAGCCCACCTTCGATCGCAGCACACAAGAGAAGTTGGCACAGAGTGGAACCGTGAAAGACTTGGAAGAGAGAGTTATAGAGGCTGTGAAACATAGCAAGAAGGGCTCGGTAGGTGATCGCTGAGCCACGACTGAAGGTGCTCAACACGTTTGTTGCCTGGGTTCGGTTAACAACTCTACCTCTCATAACTTCGCCCTCACGCCGTCCTTATCCAAAATTTCTAGCACCAGCCTCTCTGCCTCCCATGCACTCCCCCATGCACTCTGATATCCATACCCCGCATGTCCATAGTTGTGCACAACCCACTCTTCTCCAATTCTCTCCTTCTCCACCCTGATTCCGTCCTCCCTCATTGGCCTTAGCCCCACACCATGCCTGATAACACTCAACTCTGTCACTTCTCCAGTCTTGGGAGCGAGGCTTGGACACATATTAACTGCTCGTTGAAGGATCCTTTGTGCCAGGTTCGGATCAGGTTGGCTCTCCCAGCTTCCGTGCTGTAAGCAGCCGCCTATGACCGTACCGCCGCCAACTGCTCGCTGCATAATATACATGGCCTCGTCCGGGCCATCGTCGGTGCCCGACGTGGTATACATAGCGCCTGGCTCATTTCTCACCACCACAATCTGTCCTCGGCCAGGGTACACGGTCGTGTCCATGACACCGCCAAGCTTGGAGCTTAGGAGACCAGTGCAATTAATGATTATCGAGGCACTGCCGGAACTGTGGTATGAAGGCGCTTCGGAAATATGGTTGAGGACGCCGCGCTTGATCTTCACATTGTTCTTGATGCATTGGCCGAGGAGCCAGGGTAGGTAGATGGCGGTGTTTATGCAGACGGACTTGAAAGATGTGCCGGTATCGCAGGACGCGGGGAGTTCTGACTTGTCCAAGACGCGAAGCTGAAACGCAGTCAGTGTGTATATCTGAAATTGCCAATGGGGGCGATCGCAGTGAAACGTCAATGTCTGAGGAGGCCATTGCTGGCCGACTCACGTCCACCAGACCTCCTAGCGGAGAACACGCGCATTCTCTCTAGAACCTCGAATGATGAggccttttttttttttaggTAAAGGGGTAAGCAACCAGTACGCACCTCAGGCATGAGATCCTTGAACCATGGGTCCTCCTTCATCAGCTCCTGAAACCAAAGGCCAACAGCGGTGCCTTTGTCTTTCTTCCTGCCGTATACTCTACATTCCTGGTATTGGATGCCGGCTTCCGGGACCTCTCGACACAAGCGATCTACCTCTGGCCACGATGCTCTCTCGAATGCCCGTAGCTTGCTGCCTTCCTTGCCGACAGGCATGAAGTTTGCGCCGGCCCAGGGGGATGCATACTCGATGTCGTAGTCACCAGGCATGTGCTTGCTCACGACAGTAATCTCGAGGTGCTCGTGCTTGGATAGCACCAAAGCTGTTGATAGTCCAATGACGCCGGCGCTGTGATGCCAATCAGCACGAGCTCTGCGTGGGTTTCCCTGTTTGGGAATATGGAATTCGAAACCATCACGCTTACCCAACAACGACGACGTTGGTGTGTGGCATTTCCAAGGACAGCAGTTGCCTGATTCTTCAATTCACTGGTCAACAGATCATATCACGCTTTATAGCTGGCCCATCGGACCGTATCGTGAGCTCCTCCACAGGCCAGTTGGTGGGGCCAGAGGCTTTCCCGCCGCAAAGGGATCGCCGCAAGTGATTGGCACAGCCGACACGGCACGCACACTGAAGCAGGCACGAGACAAAACGCGCGAGCACATGTCTTGTTTACACCAGCGAGCTGCCGCAAGCTGACCTTTGCCTCGAGTCTTGAAGCTGTGTCGTTTGCTGGTGATTGTTTCGGCGCACCATCTGGTACGTGCAGCAGGCGACGACGCAGTCATCTCCCAGACAGTGCTGCATCCGTCGTGTTGATGAACATTCCCACCCATCGGCCATGCACCGGACTGAAAGCTAGGTGAGCTTCCTGAACCGTGACATCATCGGTTGCTCCCGAGGTGCGCAGCAGAAATTTTCTGTGCCAGTCCTGTCGTTCCTATTTCCTCCGTTGCAAGCTACCCTGGGTGCAGACCGTCGCGATTGGCACTTGCTGTGCGCTTATTCGTGTTCTTTCATCAGGTGCCCGAATAGCTCCAACAGCTCTCTGACAAGGGGCGGTGGTTGTTGTTCTCACGTCGCCAAGTCGGCCAATCCCTGTCCTCCCTGCGGCCGACCAGAGCTTCGCGTCACAAAGTTATCCAGAGTTCACGTTCCCCTCAACTACGGGCCAACACCTTCACCAACCGTGGTGGCTGGCCCTGTGCTTGGAACATATTGCACAGCCTGTGCTTCACTCTGCATCTCAAACTCACTCCATGACCGCGTCACCCCACCTGTGCCTTCCCCCCTGTACACCGACTTCTCCTGTCTCGCGGCCTGCCTGCACCAGCTGTCAAGATGGCGCCCCGCAAGCAGCGAGCGAACTCCCCCGAGTTCCCCATCTTAGAAACCAACGGCTTGTATGCCAGCAAGATCAGGGGTGATGGTGAGTCTCAGATGCTTGTTTTTGCCGTGTTCAAGGCTGACTGTGTGCAAGGCAACTGCCTGTTCAATGCTTTGTCTGATCAGCTCTATGGCCACCAAGAGTTCCACGAAGTCCTGCGCACCGCTACTATCGAGCATATGCGGGATAACTCGGAATTCTACCGTCAATACATGGCTGTGAACAACCTGCGAAGAAACCCTAAACGCACCACCACAACTGCTCAGACGACACGCATCGACACCACATACTATACAGAAGAACAGCTACAGCAGCAGTTCGACGAGCATGTCGAGAAGATGGGTCAGCCTGGCGAATGGGCGGATAACATGGAGGTCTCTGCGTTTGCTTCTGCCCTCAACGTGCATGTTCGCCTCTGGCAGGCTGACTACACCTACGTGTTCTCACCACGACTATACTACTCGCAGAATGATGACCTAAGTGCCGAGGACGATAGGAAGACACTACACATCGCCTACCACGTACGTTGGGCAGAGCCTGATACTCGATCATGGATGTGCTGACTCCACCACAGACCTGGGAACACTACTCTTCGGTGCGCAACAATACAGGACCTCACGAGGGCGAGCCCCAAATAAAGTTCAATGCAGAAGGCCTCTCCAAGAAACGCCCAAGTCCAAGCGTAGATGGCGAGCACGACGACCAAGCTTCGCGGACAAGGAAACGTCGTTCACCCCTACATCTCTTTGACTCTGATTCAACACCCGAAGGCAGCGAGAGCTCGTCTGATGAATCAAGTGGCGTCATGTCCAGCTTCCAGCAATCACAACTCGACCTTCCACCACCAGAGCAAAGAGTGCGAGCTCCAAAGTTGACACTCAAGCTTCGATGCTTGCGTACGACCGACCCCACACCTTCGCCCGTCGAAACTCGCTCCTCTACACCAGCTCCTCTCACTCCTGCATCCACGGGTACGACACCTGCGCCTCAGCAAATACCCACCAATACTCTGACACGAGCTCCCTCCGTGCCACCCACAGCGGCTAAGACACCCCTGTCTACACAACTGGCCACGCCACCCACCTCGACTCCGGCCTCGGAAACGGCCGTGAGCACACCTACAGCAACGTCATagagacgacgacgatgacggtGACGATATACATGATGATACCCCTCCATGCGTGGCCATGAGCGCGTGTGCTTTTACTATATCTTTCCTGTTCATGT is a genomic window of Ascochyta rabiei chromosome 16, complete sequence containing:
- a CDS encoding Ubiquitinyl hydrolase 1, translated to MAPRKQRANSPEFPILETNGLYASKIRGDGNCLFNALSDQLYGHQEFHEVLRTATIEHMRDNSEFYRQYMAVNNLRRNPKRTTTTAQTTRIDTTYYTEEQLQQQFDEHVEKMGQPGEWADNMEVSAFASALNVHVRLWQADYTYVFSPRLYYSQNDDLSAEDDRKTLHIAYHTWEHYSSVRNNTGPHEGEPQIKFNAEGLSKKRPSPSVDGEHDDQASRTRKRRSPLHLFDSDSTPEGSESSSDESSGVMSSFQQSQLDLPPPEQRVRAPKLTLKLRCLRTTDPTPSPVETRSSTPAPLTPASTGTTPAPQQIPTNTLTRAPSVPPTAAKTPLSTQLATPPTSTPASETAVSTPTATS